A genome region from Arachis duranensis cultivar V14167 chromosome 6, aradu.V14167.gnm2.J7QH, whole genome shotgun sequence includes the following:
- the LOC107495967 gene encoding uncharacterized membrane protein At1g75140, with protein MACSQKGKFFMFFLLLFFCYVHVFSNPIDPESLSSCSLQPHHDSSSCSEAVSEQPQQPNHVNQEVLFSKLEELVRNLSEIVSRLESKLPEVVDSDRSGIQGEGKSSYRNSVDFVDRKTSREGVIEDEEEFEGKFRNGKKKKGTSVTKYTPFWSERFQFSSAVKLGSDATCINVLPFRDHEGLSKYVAVGDKNGKLYVFLRTGDVLVELGSSLDSPVTAMVSYTSAYKNESFLVTGHENGGILMHRVWEGSGGEDWSSLFMENVGTRFVSPGNEGEGSPVSILEVHYVGRMKYILSTDANGKIKVFKEDGTFHGSVVPSSRPLIFLKQRLMFLTETGAGSLDLRGMKIKESECEGLNQSVARNYVFDATERSKAYGFTSEGDLIYILLLGDVMNFKCRVRYKKKMDMEEPVALQAIKGYLLVVNPEKAFVFNVSSPHYVRIGLPRLVFSSSLDELRSSFLNYPSASLDSESKVIPLIASDREKLVVVGLGGGYIGVYHSNLPIYKGEFNTMLWTSPVLFFLLFLFAAWHFFAKKKEALTSWGPDDPFSSTSAPTGAPLASGSGDRSFVDSSSRSAEVMDLRGGPLRGPSRRYGSPSRYPGGATSSYRLGSADHNPRPASVDPDFRGASELKYRATTMEPPGFPKRRDPLFAGNQGANDRS; from the coding sequence ATGGCGTGTTCACAAAAAGGCAAgttttttatgttctttttgCTCTTGTTTTTCTGTTATGTTCATGTTTTTAGTAACCCAATAGACCCTGAATCATTATCATCATGTTCATTACAACCTCATCACGATTCATCATCGTGCTCTGAAGCTGTTTCTGAACAACCCCAGCAACCAAATCATGTGAATCAAGAGGTTTTGTTTAGTAAGCTTGAGGAGCTTGTGAGAAATCTTAGTGAAATTGTTTCAAGGTTAGAATCTAAGTTACCTGAGGTTGTTGATAGTGATAGATCAGGGATTCAGGGAGAGGGTAAATCCAGTTATAGGAATAGTGTTGATTTTGTTGATAGAAAAACATCAAGAGAAGGGGTtattgaagatgaagaagaatttgaGGGTAAATTTAGgaatggaaagaaaaagaagggaacgtCTGTGACAAAGTACACTCCTTTTTGGTCAGAGAGGTTCCAATTTTCATCTGCTGTGAAATTAGGTTCTGATGCAACTTGTATAAATGTTTTGCCCTTTAGAGATCATGAGGGTTTGAGTAAGTATGTGGCAGTTGGTGACAAAAATGGGAAACTGTATGTGTTCTTGAGGACTGGGGATGTTTTGGTTGAGCTCGGGAGCTCGTTGGATTCTCCTGTCACGGCAATGGTTTCATATACATCTGCTTACAAGAATGAGAGTTTCCTGGTGACTGGTCATGAAAACGGGGGAATCTTGATGCATCGGGTTTGGGAGGGATCGGGTGGCGAAGATTGGAGTTCTCTTTTCATGGAGAATGTTGGTACTAGGTTTGTGTCGCCTGGGAATGAAGGGGAAGGGTCACCAGTGTCCATCTTGGAGGTTCATTATGTTGGGAGGATGAAGTACATTCTTTCAACTGATGCCAATGGGAAGATCAAGGTTTTTAAGGAAGACGGTACGTTTCACGGTTCAGTTGTTCCGAGTAGTAGGCCACTAATATTCTTGAAGCAACGCCTAATGTTTTTGACAGAGACTGGTGCAGGGTCATTGGACTTGAGGGGAATGAAAATCAAAGAATCTGAGTGTGAAGGGCTAAACCAGTCGGTTGCTCGGAATTATGTTTTTGATGCCACTGAGCGTTCCAAAGCGTACGGATTTACCTCGGAGGGGGATCTGATCTATATCTTGTTGCTGGGAGATGTAATGAACTTTAAGTGCAGGGTTAGGTACAAGAAGAAGATGGACATGGAAGAGCCTGTGGCTTTGCAAGCAATTAAGGGCTATTTGCTAGTTGTTAACCCGGAGAAGGCTTTTGTGTTTAATGTTTCGTCTCCACATTATGTGCGAATTGGCCTGCCTCGACTTGTTTTCTCCTCTAGCCTTGACGAGCTAAGGTCATCGTTCTTGAATTATCCATCGGCAAGTTTGGATTCAGAATCAAAGGTGATACCCTTGATAGCTAGTGACCGTGAGAAGCTTGTTGTTGTTGGTCTCGGAGGTGGCTACATTGGAGTATATCATTCTAATCTTCCTATCTACAAAGGGGAATTCAACACCATGCTATGGACTAGCCCGGTATTGTTCTTCTTACTCTTCCTATTTGCGGCTTGGCATTTTTTCGCCAAGAAAAAGGAGGCTCTTACATCTTGGGGACCGGATGATCCTTTTAGCTCCACATCAGCCCCAACCGGTGCTCCTTTGGCATCCGGTTCTGGAGACAGGTCTTTCGTAGACTCGTCTTCGAGAAGTGCTGAAGTTATGGATCTTAGAGGTGGACCTCTCAGAGGTCCATCAAGAAGGTATGGATCTCCTTCGAGGTACCCTGGAGGAGCTACAAGCTCCTATAGACTTGGTTCTGCGGATCATAATCCTAGGCCGGCTTCCGTTGATCCGGATTTCCGGGGGGCGTCCGAGCTGAAATATAGGGCGACCACAATGGAGCCTCCGGGTTTCCCCAAAAGAAGAGATCCCCTGTTTGCAGGGAATCAAGGTGCAAATGATCGCAGTTGA